The following DNA comes from Piliocolobus tephrosceles isolate RC106 unplaced genomic scaffold, ASM277652v3 unscaffolded_29732, whole genome shotgun sequence.
CAAGTCCAAATACGACGAGATCTTCTACAACCTGGCGCCTGCCGACGGCAAGCTGAGCGGCTCCAAGGCCAAGACCTGGATGGTGGGGACCAAACTCCCCAACTCAGTTCTGGGGCGCATCTGGAAGCTGAGCGACGTGGACCGCGATGGCATGCTAGATGACGAGGAGTTCGCGCTGGCCAGTCACCTCATCGAGGCCAAGCTGGAGGGCCACGGGCTGCCTGCCAACCTGCCCCGTCGCCTGGTGCCACCCTCCAAGCGGCGCCACAAGGGCTCCGCCGAGTGAGCCGGCCCCCCTCCCATGGCCCTGCTGTGGCTCCCCAGCTCCAGTCGGCTGCACGCACACCCCTGCCCCAGCTCACACATGCCCTGCCTGCCCTCCCCGCCCAGCTGTAAGGACCGGGGGTCTCCCTCCCCACTACCGCCAGATACCCCGGTGGAAGGATTTCGAGGGGACCACGGGAGGGACAAGGCTTCTCTGTCCGCCCTTCACACCTCCAGCCTCACGTTCACTTAGGCACATCACACAGACACTGGCACGCGCAggcatccatccatccttcattcaaatatttattgagcacctactatgtgcccagccTTGTTCTAGGCACCGGGCATTACCACagagaacaaaatagacaaatacatcTGCCCTCATGGAAGGTGACATTCCCAGGAGAGGGTACTTACAcagtcacacaaacacacactaatTCCTGGCAGGaccccagccccttccctgggTGAGCAGCCCTGTGGTTGAAATGACTGATAGACCCTCTTCTGCTCCGCTTCCTCCTGCCCAGCCAGGCAAGACCCTCAACCCACTCCATCACATCCTCAGGTCTCGGGACCATGGGGGGCTCAGAGGGGAGACACAGTCTTTTTTTCCGTCTTTCAgacctttcttccttctttccttccttccctccctccttccttctcttccttttcttccttccttttttgttttgtttttgccccCAATTCTGTCCACacccattccctccctccctcctttcctccttccttcctttctttctttttctttctttcctctctctctttctttttctttccctccctctctttttttttctttcttttcttttttaaatagtcttgctctgtcacccaggctggagtgcagtggtgagatctcggctcactgcaacctccacatcctgggttcaagtgattctcatgcctcagcctcccgagtagctgggactgcaggcatgagccaccacgtccagctaattttcgtactttgagtagagacggattttcaccatgttggccaggctggtctcgaactcctcatctcaggtgatctgcttgcctcggcctcccaaactgctgggattacagacatgagccaccgtgcccagctacacacccatttcttttaaaaggatCCTGTAGCAGGAAGAAAAACCCCTTCCATCCCGCTCCTCCGAGACTGTATCCCCTTGGAGGTATTTCCATCCTCCACTTGTTGGTGGCTGGAAATGCCCAGCCTGCTCCTGGCCCCCTGGAAGCCTCCCCACAGCTGGTGGTCTGGACTTAACGATTGCTGGGCCACCGCCTCTCTGCCCATCACCATTCCGTATTTAAGTGGAGCCCCTACATAGAAAGGCCTTGGGGCTTTTAGTCTCCTTTTCAGGGATGTCGTGGGCGGGGGAGGGAGGTTCTTGGTGCTAcagccctctccccacccctaaAGGGACCCCGACGCTATCTGCTGCCTTCATGACGTATTAGTGCTTGACCCTGGCAGGGGACCCCACGGAAAAGATGGGGAAGAACAAAATACATGGAGACGACGCCCCCTCCAGGATGCTCGCTGGGATTCCCACGCCCACCattgtcccccaccccaccccgtgGCTGGGAGGGGCCTCTGAACGGAACAGTGTCCCCACAGAGCGAATAAAGCCAAGGCTTCTTCCCATGTGGCAGTCAGGCTGACTTGGGACAGGGATCGCCCGCCCTCCCCCAGGGAAGGAGAGAGCTGGGCAGGatttggggttgggggaggccCCCTTCCGTGCTCTCAGGGGCGGGGTGGAGTCCGTGACTCAATGCAGTGAGGCCTGGTGACTCAGGCCTGGGCTAGGAGCCAGACCGGCATATTTTCCGAAGAAAAGTGACTCTGGGGCCCTCCCCCCGGGacatccctccctcccacctcctgtgGCGGGGGCCTGGGAACCAAGCCCTGGggcgtgtgtggtgtgtgtgtgtgtgtgtgtttgtatgtgtgtgtcttcGGGCACGAAGTGCTCCCCTAGCCCCCGCCCTGCCCGGCAACGTGCCCTTGCACAACCTGGGTACATAACTCCCGATGCGTAACACCGGGGACACATACTGCTTTCCTTGCCCACACGCGCTGCCAGGAGTGTGCGCGTGCTCACGTCCTGGGGGCTCTTTGCCAGAGCTGGGCAGCGCACCGTTCGCGCCTGGTCCCGCGCACTCACACCCAGGCCACACCCACGGCGTCCCGGGACACGCTGGCCGCGCTCTCATCCCGCCCACGCGGGGCCAGTTTCGCGGCTTGCGGCGCCCCCTGGCGGACGTTCAGGAGACAGACAGGCTGTGGTCTCCAAAATCTCTGTCGCAGGCGGTCGGGCGCTCAGGGATCCAGGGCCTGTCATCTTTCCAAAGCTCTTCGCAAGGATCCAGCTGAGTTCAGTTGTGTGTGACCAAGAGTGTGGCGCCTtccttctctgtgcctttttcCTTTATGAGTCCAAAGTGCCTTTTATGAGGTCTGGTTCcctttgatttgttttgtttttgagacagggtcttgctctgtcacccaggctggagtacaatggtacaatcacggctcccggcaccctccaactcctgggctcaagcgatcctcccacctcagcctcctgagtacctgggactacagacgcacaccaccacgcctggctaattttcaaatttttggcAGACACAGtatctcactacgttgcccaggctggtcttgaattcctgggctcaagcgatcctcctgcatgggcctcccaaagtgctgggattacaggcgtgaatcaccacgcCCCCTGCCATGGATCCCTTTGAATGGCTGCCAGGGCCCAAGAGCCTCTGAGCTTCCTTCCTTATTTGTAAATAGCAAAGATGAGTCGATTCTAAGATGAAACCTCAGAGGGCAAGGCACTAACAACAGCTAACACTCAGATGCCAGACACAGccttaagtgctttacatatgttTAATCTTCTGCATGATTTATGAGGTAGATGTACCGTTATCATCCTTATTttgcatatgaggaaactgaggcacagcgaAGTAGCCTGCTCAAGATGAATGATTCTTGAGTCTGCACTTCTTGGGTCCTAAAAGTGTATGTTTCTAACATTCCTCTAATGTTCTGTGCTTCCAACTTTGATATTCCAAAAGCTACTTGATTTCCAAGATCCTAGGACTGGAACATTTGAGATGACAAAACTTCTGAGAGTGGAACATGTGCTGTGCAGAATCTGCCACTGACTGTTCGAAGAAAACGAggttaaaaaattataaggccgaacatggtggctcacatctgtaatctcagcactttcggaggctgaggagggagaattacttgagccctgaggttcgagaccagcctggaccacatagtGAGATCTTTGTCtcttgaaaaataaacacatcagTTTGGAccgggagtggtggtgtgagCCCAGCACTTTCGAAGGTCTAggaaagaggatcacttgaaaccagatgttcgagaccagcctgggcaacatggggaggctccatttctacaaaaaataaaaataaaaattagccaggtgtggttgcacgcTTCTGTGGTCGctgctactcgggagcctgaggtaggaggatccctgagcttaggagttggaggctgcagtgagctgttacccgtccactgcactccagcctggggacaacaAAGTCAGACCTtgtctattaaagaaaaaatcagtTTGAGCGAAGACCCCAAGCGGCCAGGTGTTCGCCTAAGGGCGAGAGCCAAGAAACTGCAACCTTCTTGTCTCTCTTCTACCACCCGCCGCCGTTAGGAGTCTTCAGATCCCGCTGTAAAGAATGGaggaaggggccgggcgcggtggctcaagcctgtaatcctagcactttgggaggccgagacgggcggatcacgaggttaggagttcgagaccatcctggctaacacggtgaaaccccgtctctactaaaaaatacaaaaagctagccgggcgaggtggcgggcgcctgtagtcccagctacttgggaggctgaggcaggagaatggcgtaaacccgggaggcggagcttgcagtgagctgagatccactgcactccagcccgggcaacagagcgagactccgtccccataaaaaaaaaaaaaaaaaaaaagaatggaggaagGGTGAGCCATTTATCCTCTAGGCAACTCCAGTCACTTTACAAATATGGCTGCCACAGGAAGTACGTCACGGAAGAGGGCGGGAAATCTGCGCGCGCACGCtgcaaagggttttttttttttttgggacgccAGCGGCGGAATTCTTTCTTTGACAAGATGGCGGCAGGAGGCCGTGGCGGTGGTGGGAAGCACAGCTCGAAAAGCGATGCCCATTCTGGTTTCCTGGGGTTGCGGCCTACTTCGGTGGACCCAGCGCTGAGGCGGCGGCGGCGAGGCCCAAGAAATAAGAAGCGGGGCTGGCGGCGGCTGGCTCAGGAGCCGCTGGGGTTGGAGGTTGACCAGTTCCTGGAAGACGTGCGGCTACAGGAGCGCACGAGCGGGTACGGAGGGGCGGGACTTCCGGGAACTGGGACGCTCCTGCGCCCAGGTGCAAGGCCAGGCTGTTTGCGTGGGTGGGTTGGTGGCCGGGGGTTGGCGGGCAGCTGTCCCGGGGACCGCCGAGGAAATGGAGAGCATGGTCAGGGGACTCAGCATGGGAAGCTGGAGAGCTTGATAGAGTTACCAGGTTTAGCAGATAAATATACAGGACGCTTAAATTTGGATTGGTAAACAATGCATAATTTTTAGCGTAAATACGTTCTATGCCCCCACCTTAGCTTGTTGCttgctat
Coding sequences within:
- the LOC113222166 gene encoding ribosome biogenesis protein NOP53-like, with the protein product MAAGGRGGGGKHSSKSDAHSGFLGLRPTSVDPALRRRRRGPRNKKRGWRRLAQEPLGLEVDQFLEDVRLQERTSGGLLSEAPNEKLFFVDTGSKEKGEERLMWWGMAVIHY